From the Phalacrocorax carbo chromosome Z, bPhaCar2.1, whole genome shotgun sequence genome, the window CCACTGGACTGGGCAGGCGTGCGGgatctcctgcctgcttgtACCGCCACAGAAGTCCTGACTTCAGGAGGATGCTCTGCGTGGATGGTTACCTGCTCCTGTGGGCTGGCTCACAGCTCTCCATGCAGAGCTAAGGCAGCACGAAGGCACCAGTGGAAGGTGGCAGGCCTGTGGCAGCACAAACCCCTCCACTTACAAAAGCCACTTcacccttctctctccccctgcctCTCTGTCCCACAGCCGtaggaaagaagtgaaaaataaataaataaaaaaaattccgCACAGGGGTCCAAAGAGTCAGATATAAGTAAATGGGAAGTTATTACATTTGGGGACTCTTTAGAAAGGTAAGAGTCTCTAGGCTTCAATAACCCTTGAAATTCTCTCCTCTGCATTCAGGGAGGGGACGACAGTTACTCTGGCTGAAACGAACAAGAGGTGCAGTAAAATCCTCCTGTAGGCAGTTTGAGGATTTCTAACACATTTCAGAGACTGCGGAATAAGTTAAACGAAACAGTGTTGTAACTCAGATCTTAATATCTCGTTAAGTTCTATAAGCATGGGGAAGGGCAGAAAGGCAAAGAGGCAGGtgcatgtggtttgtttttttttttttcacaaagccTGCAAGCTAGCAATAAGCAGCTGTTACTCCTCGCAGTATTTTCTGATATGTTTCCTCACACTTCAGTAGGTTTCCTCTGCACCGTGGAAACACTAAGTCGGTGTAGTTTGCCTGTGGGTACAGATGTGAGGGGAAATCCTCTCTGTTCCCCCGCTTCTCCCTCTTCCTGATGCAGAACGTAGCAATCGGAGAAAAAAGGCATTCAAGAGGAGGAGTGAATAGCAGCAACAGCCACCCAGCtggagggctgggagcagcagcaagctgaACAGGAGAGAGGGCAGAGACAGGCTTCAGAGAACAGTTGCAGGAAAACACACATCCTAGAACAGCTCTGAAAGAAGCATTTGGTTAAGATTTCTCAAGCTAATCACTGCATGTTAATTACTGATAATggcaagattaaaaataataaaagcaatttatttcatTCCAAAATAATTAGTCTTAATGACACGTTTGCACAGCACTTAGCAAGACATTTTCATGGGGATCAGCCCAACACCTGTGTGTGCTTCACTTACGTAACAGCAACAGGTCCTTGTCAAACATCTGAGGGATGTGGGATCGTCGGCTTTGCTGAGAATTTGCCAGGGTTCCAGGGATCTGAGCCCTGACGTGCTCTGATCTTCTGCAGGGTTTGCAGGTGCTCATCTTTCTGCAAATGGGGATCATTTCTCTGTATTCTCCCTTACGCATGCCCTTTGTACTAGCCCTGCCCTGCATCCTGAGGAACAGGAGAGTTGTTATGGGACTTCAACAGGACGATCAGGGAATCACTGTTGGCCTTGGGATCTGCCTTTCCGGCACCTGCGGCAAGTTTTCTGCAGGCTCTGCTGTGTCACACGTTTGAGCCATAATGCTCTTCCGCTGGCTGAAAGGTGGCATTAATTGCCTTTGGGACTGTTGTGAAGTCATTTAGCTGGTGCTTAATTCAGTTTCTTTACACACAAGGAAAAGTTAATACCGCTCTTACAGTTTGTGTTCCGTCATTCCAGCACTCGGTCAAATCACTTGATGATGCAAACCGAGAGACACGGGTCTGAAATGGTAGGGATTTCTCGTCCAGGTGTCTTGAGGAATTGAAACTATCTACACAGAAATCTTGCTGAGTGAAAAAGGGCAAAATGTTATTGACATCATTATGCCCCTCCTAAAATCTAATGAGTGGTAAGTGTACTGGGAAGGCTAATGAGTCTGCGTGAGTGTTACCTACAGATATCCCTGACCGAATAGCTCTGCTTATACTATTCCTTTGTTAATGACTCTGACTTGTGCATTTGTTGCCATCTTGGCTACTGCTGTAGGATTGATAGCCGGCTTCTCGTTCTCTCTTTCACTTGGGCAGTCTAAGTGACCTGAACTAGCACTGCTGGCTACCCCCTTGACCATTTCTCTGCATTTAGCTCTTGAGCACATGAACGTAGTAAAGCAAGGGGTGCAGCCTTTTTCCAGGTCTCCTCCTCAAACTGCAAATGCCTCCAATGACAGCAGCACAAATGACCTCTCAGCAGCAAGGCTGGCACGTACGCCCGTGGTTTCTGCAGGCTACGCTGAACAAGCAGCAGCACGGGATTACCTGAAGCAGGGCCTAGTCTTTGTACTGACAGAGTCCCATCAGTGTTGCTCCCTTGTGAGCTGTTTCTGGGTGGAGAAGTCGTCTGCTGCACCTGGATGAGTGGGGTGGAGACCTCTTAAATGGTGGTGGTCAGGCTTTGGGCTGCTAGGAGTAGGCAGAATGAGAGCTAGAGCTAGGGCGTTTTTGGCCTCGTCCTCAGAtgatttatcatcatcattattgttACGGTTATCATCACCTTCGTGGCGCTGCAAGGGCTTCTGGGTTGGGCCCTTTGCTCGTCATCTGCTGAGGATCCTAGGCGTCATCCTCTGGGGCGTCGCTATAGCTCTGGCCGCTGGTGGAGTTTTTGTGATCCTGTTGTACAAGAACTACAGATATTTATTTCAGGAGTCTTCCTTGTCTCTCTCTGGTTGGCTGGCTGTTGCAGCTGCACTTACCTCGCTACTGACTGGGTTTTTGGCTATCTCTGTTTCTGCTAACAGCTCCCGCTGCCAGCGAGGGGCTCTCATGTACTTGTTGCTAATGCTTCTTTGCCTAGAAATGTCTTTGGCGGTTCTGGCAAAGGTCTACTCTATTCGGATGGCTTCTGAGCTGAAAAGCACTATGGGTAACCTTGTCTATCAGTACAACGGAACGCACTCCCAGGGCCCTGGCAGCAGGGATCTGGATGTGCTACAGAGGAATCTGCAGTGTTGTGGGGTCCAGAACTACACAGACTGGCTAAAGGCAACAGCTGCTTCTCGGCATCTTCCAGGTGAGGAAGCTCGTGTCCCTGAAAGCTGCTGTAAGGAGAAGTACTCTCACTGCAGGGGTGACTTAGGCCATCGGGAGCAGCTTTTTCAGGAGGGCTGTTTAAAGAAGCTGGAACACCTGTTGCATTTTGTCATGCTCTACATATTTTGGTGCTGTATTGCGCTAAGTGTCTTGGAGCTGTTTGCTTGTATCAGCAATGGCATCCTGATGAAGTATCAGCCATTCCATGACTTTCAAATTCTGGATTAATCTAGCTTCTCGTAGGTCTGCAGGCGCTGGCAACATTGCTGAACGTGCTGCATCTTTCCGTGGTTTTGTACCACTCTGCAGTTGCACTGgaagaaaacaacttttttgttattatattTGTATGTCAATAAAACTAATTGATcactgttgcattttttttctttaatgttacAGTACTAGATCAGTTTCCCCCCAGTTCCTGTTTCATAAGCACCCTGTGTCTGAAAAACTTCATGCTGGAAGTcacagcagggaggggagggtcTTCAGCATGTGCAAGCACGGAACTATTGTGTGCGAGTGGGGGGGAGGCAGTAGGTAGAGGTATGTCTTGCTCAGGGGAGAATGTTGTGAGGTCACGACCTGTACTGTTGGACCAAATCTCAACAGTCCTAGAATCTTGAAGAGTAATTAAAAAGTAGGTTCCTCCACCTTCACGCTTTTAAGGCTTTGGTATTCCTAAAAGGAGTCCTTTGGAGGAAGTTTAACACTTctggcccccccaccccccttttcctttcaaacactGGGTTAGACACTAACTTATTTGTCAGTGAAAAGAAATGCCAATTTTTGAAGTGGCATGAGGGTGCAATCTAAGTGGAGGAGATACACTTAAGAGCAGCTGAGTAACTAATAAGATGAGATACAGCAGGAGGGGTAGTTATCTCAGGACTTGCACTGGAGTAATTAATGAattaaagaggaagaagaaagtctgTCTGTATTGATTCATTTACTTCATGTCAAAGCAAGGAATGAGTCAATTCTCCTTTCCTGAAAAGTTATGTGGGGTCATACGCACGCTTGAACGACAACAGCaatatgctgctttttcttaagGCACGTTTGCCGTACTCTTACTAAATCCTTCTCTTATCCGTTTCCTGTGGGTCTCACTCTAGTCTGCATGTGCTGAAAGGGACTGAGTCGGTATATGGGCTATCCGTGGTCTTGTCTATGTCAATGCGGTTGGTGTTTAGGGAGGTGCTGGTAAAGGCTCTGCTCCACCGGTGTTGGGCTGCACAGTGCAGTCTTGTGTAGCCTCGTATGTATGTTTGGGAAATGCTCCCAGCCTCACTACCGACCTGCAAATGGTTACTGCGGCAGCTGCATCCTTTGGTAACCGTACATAGGGAATCTCCAGGGCCTACAAGTGCACCGCATTAGGCTTTACCAGACTGGGAGCAAGGAAACTGCCTGGGTCACAAAAACCACTGGACTGGGCAGGCGTGCGGgatctcctgcctgcttgtACCGCCACAGAAGTCCTGACTTCAGGAGGATGCTCTGCGTGGATGGTTACCTGCTCCTGTGGGCTGGCTCACAGCTCTCCATGCAGAGCTAAGGCAGCACGAAGGCACCAGTGGAAGGCGGCAGGCCTGTGGCAGCACAAACCCCTCCACTTACAAAAGCCACTTcacccttctctctccccctgcctCTCTGTCCCACAGCCGtaggaaagaagtgaaaaataaataaataaaaaaaattccgCACAGGGGTCCAAAGAGTCAGATATAAGTAAATGGGAAGTTATTACATTTGGGGACTCTTTAGAAAGGTAAGAGTCTCTAGGCTTCAATAACCCTTGAAATTCTCTCCTCTGCATTCAGGGAGGGGACGACAGTTACTCTGGCTGAAACGAACAAGAGGTGCAGTAAAATCCTCCTGTAGGCAGTTTGAGGATTTCTAACACATTTCAGAGACTGCGGAATAAGTTAAACGAAACAGTGTTGTAACTCAGATCTTAATATCTCGTTAAGTTCTATAAGCATGGGGAAGGGCAGAAAGGCAAAGAGGCAGGtgcatgtggtttgtttttttttttttcacaaagccTGCAAGCTAGCAATAAGCAGCTGTTACTCCTCGCAGTATTTTCTGATATGTTTCCTCACACTTCAGTAGGTTTCCTCTGCACCGTGGAAACACTAAGTCGGTGTAGTTTGCCTGTGGGTACAGATGTGAGGGGAAATCCTCTCTGTTCCCCCGCTTCTCCCTCTTCCTGATGCAGAACGTAGCAATCGGAGAAAAAAGGCATTCAAGAGGAGGAGTGAATAGCAGCAACAGCCACCCAGCtggagggctgggagcagcagcaagctgaACAGGAGAGAGGGCAGAGACAGGCTTCAGAGAACAGTTGCAGGAAAACACACATCCTAGAACAGCTCTGAAAGAAGCATTTGGTTAAGATTTCTCAAGCTAATCACTGCATGTTAATTACTGATAATggcaagattaaaaataataatagcaattaATAAGGCTTATTAATATCTATGTGGAATCGAAACATGAATATATGGTTAAACTGCTTCATAGAAGGACCGATAGCTTGATTTATctaaaggaaaagaattattttgttagGAGTGagtaattcttaaaaaaaaggagaaggaatatACCAAAGCAGAAAAGGACAATAGCTGTTTCCTTATGTAACATAGCagaaggaagcatttctttccGTTTTCTTGATACAGGATGCCTGTAGCCATTAATAAAATTCATCTTGTTAGGTGCTGCAGTTGGATCTTTATGGTTTTGTGGTACCTTGACACATAAATGTTTTGTGatgtaaagttatttttatgacATTCCAAAGATGTAATGAAACTGAAGTGACAGCAGCTGGCCCAGGAAGAAATTGAATTTGTTGAAGAAAGAAAGGTGGAATAGTGGAATAGATGTCGAGCCTTCTTACCATCTGCCTTTCTTAAGggtgatatttttcttctcagatcaATTCTTATCACTTACACTTTCTTCACAGGTTCTGAGCTAGAATGTCTTAAAAAAGTGGAATGCATGTATTTTTCACTACTAAGTGGAAAGAAGCAATTTCAAGGTTGTTAAAGAGGAGAATTACTAATGTGGATGTCCTCATCTGCTCTCTAGTCTGCTAAAAGTTTAGGTCATGCATGGCTCCCTCTACTCCTACTATACTAAGAAAATTataagataaaaatgaaataataaaaacatctcTGGGAGTTACCtgtaagaaattacttttatgaattttttttccccccctgcaTACTAGATGTACCTCTGGAAGATCAGGTCTTAAATCTGGTAAAAACAAAGGGCAGAGTGTGAGGATGCATGAGACAGAACTACTACAGATAGAAGTCGTTGTTAGTAGAGAGTTGCTAGACAAAACAACATTACCCATTTCTGCTTCCATTGACTTGGGCAGTTTGATTCTGAATAGTTACTTCTAGATAGGAGTaacttcttttgaaataaaaatggtgtTATTTTTTAAGCAACTGCAGTGTATTTTTGTGTTATAAGATACTATATATTGGGTGCTTCATTCTGAAAGGAtctccagatatttttttataatctgTAAGAATGAGCAGCTGTATAGGCAGACAGCAGATGATTTACAgtcaacatttctgaaaattgtgttgtttttggtttgaaaggaagaaactgATGTCCAGGGCAAAACTGGAAATACATTTTGTGTTTACTCTTTTGCAGAGTACACTGAAACCCATATATTTCATGTGTGAATTGGTGATTTCACTGTGATGTCTTTCTTCTTAGAAGGCAACAGTCATAAAGGCAAAATTAATGCTGAAAGGTAAAAGTCATCACTGCAGCCCTTTAACAATCTCTTTCTGGTATGTCTCTCTTTGACTGAACCACTAAACTTGGCAGAGAGCACCGGCTGCAGCTTTACAACATGACTGTTTCGAAATTGGTCATCGTTTTCTGTATACTCCACCTTTCCAGATGGTGAGCATGTTGAAATTatactgtttcttctttgtctttctgtggGCCCTTTCATGTTTCTATctgtcttcccttttttctgccttttttttcctagaaggagtattttttttttcttttcttccccactccctCCCCCCTTATTGTGAATGATGGCTTGTTTTTATCTCTGAGCAGAACATAATCCAGATTCTGGAATTACAAGTTGTCCTTCACCAAGTCTATTGtcttttgaatttaaaattagatttgGTATCACAAATACGAAGTAGGAATATCTAGACTTTACTAGAAGATGATTGAAGACTCAGTTCCTGCATATTTCCCAGAGATATTGTTAAATCAATTCAAGTTACTCTTTAATTGCAATTATGGCTTTTGTAGTCtggtaaggttttttttttgcctgtgcaAGGAAACAGGAGGTTGTAGTGTTATGCTGCATGTTTCTTCTTAGAAATTGAGTTGGGTGATTTCTACCAGCTAGAGAAGATTATGCAGAACAGGTAACCTTTTTTCTTGCTAAACCAAGGTATTTTCTTTAGAGGAAGACCTCAGTAAGCAAGGTCTTTGCCAATATCTGGCAGCTGCTACTTCAAACACCAGGAAGAAATCCCATTGCATGTGATTGTCCCTGGAGCCAAATGGCACTTTCAAAGCAATGGAACATTTTCCAAGCACATATCTGAGAGCCAGAGAGTTGCCAAACTGACATTTAGTTGGTCTGAAGCATTGAAGATTTCATGTCATCTCTTATTAATATATTTAGGTGTCAGAAATCAGTTTTTATCTGGAGGGTtcctttttacccttttttgtttgtttgttttgggttgtttgttgtgtttgggtttttttttaaaataactgtatcTTCAAGAAGATAAGCATTCTATTATTGCCTGCTGGGTACTGTAAATCTCTGTGGAAACATAACCTGGTTTTCTATATAGATATATAGTTTAACTGAAGAATTCAGGAAGTTCCTATGGTGAGTTTAATTGTCTCAATGTTATAGTGATATACCATGGAAGTTTGTATTGTCATGAAGAGTGATGTCATCTGTCTTCTCCTGTAGAGGAAATGCTAAATATTTCATGTACTGACTTAATACCTAAGGAGATCAGCATTAAAAGCAGCTGTGCATGGGAACAACTTGATTTTGTCAGGAAGGGTCACACAAGTGAAGCTAACCAAGGGCACACATTTGCAGTTTCATACCTTAAAACTGGAGGATTATGGCTGTATTTGCCTGGCTCGGAATTTGTATGAACCCATAGTTAAATCCATGCGGGGGTGCTGGAAGAGGGGAAGGCTGCACGAGCTAAACAAGTCA encodes:
- the LOC104039818 gene encoding tetraspanin-3, with translation MRARARAFLASSSDDLSSSLLLRLSSPSWRCKGFWVGPFARHLLRILGVILWGVAIALAAGGVFVILLYKNYRYLFQESSLSLSGWLAVAAALTSLLTGFLAISVSANSSRCQRGALMYLLLMLLCLEMSLAVLAKVYSIRMASELKSTMGNLVYQYNGTHSQGPGSRDLDVLQRNLQCCGVQNYTDWLKATAASRHLPGEEARVPESCCKEKYSHCRGDLGHREQLFQEGCLKKLEHLLHFVMLYIFWCCIALSVLELFACISNGILMKYQPFHDFQILD